Proteins encoded within one genomic window of Anopheles gambiae chromosome 3, idAnoGambNW_F1_1, whole genome shotgun sequence:
- the LOC1279044 gene encoding GTP:AMP phosphotransferase AK3, mitochondrial produces the protein MASGKLFRAIIMGAPGSGKGTVSGRIVKAFSLKHISSGDLLRANIEKRTELGLIADKYIREGKLVPDIYITKCILSELEQIRSHSWLLDGFPRTREQADDLWNQERIDSVINLDVPFEVIIERIQSRWVHLPSGRVYNVGFNDPKTPGRDDVTGEPLSQRPDDTPVAVRKRLEVYDACTRPINEYFDKKGVLVTFKGSTTDEIWPHVRKYLEAKIQ, from the coding sequence ATGGCCAGTGGAAAGTTGTTCCGTGCCATAATTATGGGAGCCCCCGGATCGGGCAAGGGGACCGTTTCTGGCCGCATCGTGAAAGCGTTCAGCCTGAAGCACATCAGCAGTGGCGATTTGCTTCGAGCAAACATCGAAAAGCGCACGGAACTGGGCCTGATCGCGGACAAGTACATCCGGGAAGGCAAACTGGTGCCGGACATTTACATAACGAAGTGCATCCTGAGCGAGCTCGAACAAATACGCTCCCACTCGTGGCTGTTGGACGGTTTCCCCCGTACGCGCGAACAGGCGGACGATCTGTGGAATCAGGAGCGCATCGATTCGGTAATCAATTTGGACGTGCCGTTTGAGGTGATCATCGAACGTATCCAGAGCCGCTGGGTGCATCTGCCTAGCGGCCGGGTGTACAATGTCGGATTTAACGATCCGAAGACACCGGGCCGGGACGATGTTACCGGCGAGCCGCTTAGCCAACGGCCGGACGATACTCCGGTGGCGGTGCGGAAGCGGCTCGAGGTGTACGATGCGTGCACGCGGCCCATCAACGAGTACTTCGACAAGAAGGGCGTGCTGGTGACGTTTAAGGGTAGCACAACGGACGAAATTTGGCCACATGTGAGGAAATATCTTGAGGCAAAGATACAGTGA
- the LOC1279045 gene encoding lanC-like protein 3 homolog, producing MGTRYFANPFPDYGGGPIQRCDDHIKGLIQSYVNLIVENTKPDRNTDQRGDLYVGDAGIAYMFLKLHDAGIFGQEALQYAKQYIVNAKALAARYAARPEERCSFLCGNAGVYAVSAAIAHRHNAKQEMDEDLRCFATGIEVCKRLDFNKNGSDEILFGRAGYLSGMYWLHQTIERKLFSQEILTVICATVLESGKRHRTGLLPLYYQCYGDDYLGAAHGTSAIMHMLLESPLQQNLSSVEMSLVKNTVDGLLGLQDSEGNFPTTLQDCVRRTRSESLVHWCHGAAGVVYLMAKAYLVFQEQRYLQSCIRSADLVWRKGLLRKGPGICHGVAGSGYVFLLLYRLTSDPKYLHRALKFMEFLTHEEFIRNARNPDCPFSLYEGYAGTVCYLIDLLRPEKAAFPFMDVFEKKF from the exons ATGGGCACGCGATACTTTGCCAATCCGTTTCCGGATTACGGCGGTGGGCCGATACAGCGATGCGATGACCACATCAAGGGACTGATCCAGTCGTACGTGAATCTGATCGTGGAAAATACCAAACCGGACCGTAACACCGACCAGCGTGGTGATTTGTACGTGGGCGATGCAG GTATCGCGTACATGTTCTTGAAGCTGCACGATGCGGGCATATTCGGGCAGGAAGCGTTACAATACGCGAAGCAGTACATAGTGAATGCCAAAGCACTGGCCGCGCGGTACGCGGCCCGACCCGAGGAACGCTGCTCCTTCCTGTGCGGCAATGCGGGCGTGTACGCGGTGTCGGCCGCAATCGCCCACCGGCACAATGCGAAGCAGGAGATGGACGAGGACCTGCGCTGCTTCGCGACCGGCATCGAGGTGTGCAAGCGGCTCGACTTCAACAAGAACGGCAGCGACGAGATACTGTTCGGCCGGGCCGGCTACCTGTCCGGCATGTACTGGCTGCACCAGACGATCGAGCGGAAGCTCTTTTCGCAGGAAATTCTAACCGTCATCTGTGCCACCGTGCTGGAGAGCGGCAAGCGGCACCGCACCGGACTTCTACCTCTTTACTATCAGTGCTACGGGGACGATTACCTGGGCGCGGCGCACGGTACGTCGGCCATCATGCACATGCTGCTGGAGTCGCCGCTGCAGCAGAACCTGAGCAGCGTGGAGATGTCGCTGGTAAAGAACACGGTCGACGGGCTGCTCGGTTTGCAGGACAGCGAGGGCAACTTCCCCACCACGCTGCAGGACTGCGTGCGGCGTACGCGCAGCGAATCGCTCGTGCACTGGTGCCACGGTGCCGCCGGTGTCGTCTATCTGATGGCGAAAGCGTATCTGGTGTTTCAGGAGCAGCGCTACCTGCAGTCCTGCATCCGCAGTGCGGATCTCGTCTGGCGCAAGGGTTTGCTGCGCAAGGGCCCGGGCATCTGTCACGGGGTGGCGGGCAGTGGGTACGTGTTTCTGCTCCTGTACCGGCTCACGTCCGACCCGAAGTATTTGCACCGGGCGCTCAAGTTTATGGAGTTTCTAACGCACGAGGAATTCATCCGCAACGCCCGGAACCCGGACTGCCCGTTCAGCCTGTACGAGGGTTACGCCGGCACCGTGTGCTATCTGATCGATCTGCTGCGCCCGGAAAAGGCCGCCTTTCCATTTATGGACGTGTTTGAAAAGAAATTCTAA